A single window of Vigna unguiculata cultivar IT97K-499-35 chromosome 1, ASM411807v1, whole genome shotgun sequence DNA harbors:
- the LOC114177874 gene encoding uncharacterized protein LOC114177874, translating into MAAEVSSLIRVMGGGYKEEQHRTVGNESHGEKSTALITRDLLGGSSIESQELDLDLQVPSGWEKRLDLQSGKVYLQKCNTTTIGSPPVSDHKLNAKAAGPKLQDLNFPSSSSSSNVLLNLFDESSLDLKLVSSSLPSSNYQSVCTLDKVKSALERAEKEPIIKKRTSFLKPTLSASSPSYSSSSSSIRENTQEEESEEKLASSPMAAGCPGCLSYVMIMKNNPKCPRCNSLVPIPSMKKPRIDLNISI; encoded by the exons ATGGCTGCTGAAGTTAGCTCTCTGATTCGGGTCATGGGTGGTGGCTACAAAGAGGAGCAACATCGAACCGTCGGGAACGAATCACACGGTGAGAAATCAACGGCTCTGATTACCCGCGACCTTCTTGGTGGGTCCTCAATTGAATCCCAGGAATTGGACCTCGATTTGCAGGTTCCTTCTGGCTGGGAAAAACGCCTTGACCTTCAG TCAGGGAAAGTGTATCTTCAGAAGTGCAACACCACCACAATAGGGTCTCCACCAGTATCTGATCACAAACTCAATGCAAAGGCAGCAGGGCCAAAGCTTCAGGACCTAAATTtcccatcttcatcttcatcatccaATGTGCTATTGAACCTCTTTGATGAATCAAGCTTGGACTTGAAACTTGTTTCATCCTCATTGCCCTCAAGCAACTATCAAAGTGTGTGCACCCTTGACAAGGTTAAGTCTGCACTGGAGAGGGCAGAGAAAGAGCCTATTATCAAGAAACGTACTTCATTTTTGAAGCCAACACTCTCAGCATCATCACCCTCTTATTCTTCATCCTCTTCTTCAATCAGGGAAAACACTCAAGAGGAAGAGAGTGAAGAGAAGCTGGCTTCTTCTCCAATGGCTGCAGGGTGCCCTGGTTGTCTATCATATGTGATGATCATGAAGAACAATCCTAAGTGTCCTAGGTGCAACTCTCTTGTTCCTATTCCATCCATGAAAAAACCTAGGAttgatctcaatatatcaatttaa